The sequence CCAGGGCCTCAAGGGTGCTGCGTACGACGGTGATCTTGATGCCGCGCTCCGGGTACGCCTTGCTCAGGGCATCGGCGACGTCGAGGGCCGAGCGGGGATCGCCTTCGTCGCTGAGGTGAGTGACCACGAGGTCGCGCAGCGTCGGGCCCTGGTCCTTGCCCTGCTTGGCCGGCTGAGTGGAGCGGGCGGCCGGCGCGGTCTTCGTGTCGGCTGTCGACTTCTTGGCACGGCTCGTCCGCACCTTGCCGGCCTGTGTCGCCGGCGTCGCCTGCCGGGGAACCGAGGCGGTCTTGTCACTGCCCACGGCGGCCGACTCGTCTGCCTGTTCGGCATGTCCCAGTGCCTGCTGCATGTTGACCAGCAGAGCCTGGTCGTGGCGCAGTGTCGCCAGTTTCTCCTGGAGGGCCGCCACCTCACTGTCGAGGCGTTCCTGCTCCTCAGCGTTGCGCTTCAAGTCTTCTGCCAGCCGGGCGGCGTAGACCGGCCCGAGGCTGGTGGATTCGTCAAGGTTCTCGGCCACAGTGGCTCTCTTCCCAAGGTGATGTGCCGTTTGCGTTCCCGCATAGTACTCACAACGTTTGTGGATACCTCCTCATGTGTACCCGGTCTGTGGCAGTAGGTGAGAAGAGGTGCCGCTGTCGAGCGCGACCTCCAGGAAGTCCAGGTGCCGGTACGCCACACGCACCGGAGTTTGAGTCACTGTGACGTGGTCGTCGCGTAAGTGAGTCAATGCCCAGGGACAACTGCACCGCGAAGTTCGCCACCCGGGTGACACAGCTGAACTGCGGCGACCCTGCCGACTCCGCCACCGCCGTCGGGCCCGTCGTCAACTCCCGTGCGGAGCGGCGCATCACCGCACTTGTCGAGGACGCCCGAGCCCGGGGAGCGACCCTCGGCTCACTTCCCGATCTGAGTCGGGCACCGGCGACAGGGGACGACTTCAGAGCCCGAGGTCGGAGAGGCCCGGGTGGTCGTCGGGCCGGCGGCCCAGCGGCCAGTGGTACTTGCGCTCCTCCTCGGTGATGGGCAGATCGTTGATGCTGGCGTGGCGCACGCGCATGAGGCCGTTGTCGTCGAATTCCCAGTTCTCGTTGCCGTAGGAGCGGAACCACTGGCCGGAGTCGTCGTGGCACTCGTAGGCGAACCGCACCGCGATGCGGTTCCCGTCGAAGGCCCACAGCTCCTTGATGAGGCGGTAGTCCAGTTCCCGGTTCCACTTGCGGGTCAGGAACTCCACGATGTGGTCGCGGCCGGTGACGAACTCCGCGCGGTTGCGCCAGCGTGAGTCGGGCGTGTAGGCGAGGGCGACCTTCTCGGGATCGCGGGTGTTCCAGCCGTCCTCGGCCTGGCGGACCTTGGTGACCGCCGTTTCCCGGGTGAACGGCGGGAAAGGTGGACGCTGCTCGGACATGACGTACTCCTCTGGGAAGCCCTATGGGGTGAGAACGTTCGTTCCCGCATACCCCTACACTAGGAGAACGGTCGTTCTCGCGCAAGGCTGTTCCTCCTGTTCGGCGGCGCTCATTGGACGTTCTGCCGATGGAATTCAGCGTCCGTGGTTCGGAAAGCACATTGCGTACCGGGGTGTCGGCGGTTTGGATTGCCGAAGTCAAGGCGGGGGCTGCTCTCCCGGCATTGAGAAGGGGGATGACATCCTTGCTCGACGGCTGCACGCCCTGGCCGGAGGAGTTCGTCGACCGGTACTGGGCGGCCGGGCACTGGCGTGGCAACACGCTGGACAATCTGCTGCGCGACTGGGCCTCGCAGTACGGACCGCGGACCGCGCTCGTGCACGGCGACACGCGCATCACGTACGCGAACCTGAACCGGCGGGCGGACCGCATGGCCGCCGGATTCCGGCTGCGCGGCCTCCGGCCCGGGCAACGGGTCGTCGTCCAGCTGCCGAACGTACCCGAGTTCGTCATCACCGTGTTCGCGCTGATGCGCGTCGGCGCGGTACCCGTGTTCTGCCCGCTCGCGCACCGCGCGTCCGAGGTGTCCCACCTGGTGCGGGTCACCGAAGCCGTCGGCTACGTCGGTCCCTCGACGTGCCAGGGCTTCGACCACACGGCGATGGCCGCCCACGTCGCGAGCCAAGGGCCCTTCCTGCGGCGGGTGTTCACCTACGAGGCGGCGGGCACCTCGTCCCCGTACGGCGGCCTTTCGACCGATCCGTCGGGCTGTCACTACTTCCCGCTGGGCTCCATCGACGCCCCGCCCGAGCGCCCGCTCCCGCAGAGCGCCGGCCGGGTGGCGTTCTTCCTGGTCTCCAGCGATGCCACGGCGCCGCCCAGGCTCATTCCGCGCACCCACAACGACTACGCCTACCAGGCGCGGGCCGCGGCCGAGCTGGTGTCGCTCACCCGGAGCGACGTGTATCTCGCCGCGCTGCCCGCCGAGTCCAACTTCGCCTTCGGCTGCCCCGGCATCGTCGGCACCCTCTCCGTCGGCGGCACCGTCGTCCTGGCCGACGAGCCGGTACCCGCCGAATGCTTTCCGGTCATCGGACGAGAGCGTGTCACCGTCACGTCGGTGGTGCCCGCCGTCGCACAGCGCTGGCTTGACGAACTCCCCACGCACCAAGCTGACTTGAGCAGCCTGCGGCTCCTGCAGATCGGCGGTGCGCCCTTGCGCCGGGCGACCGCCGAACGGCTGGGCCCCGCATTGGGCTGCCGCCTGCAGCAGGTCTTCGGCATCGCTGGGGGGCTGCTCACGCTCACCCGGCCCGGCGATCCGGACGAGACCTTGCACACCACACAGGGCCGCCCGCTCTCGCCCGACGACGAGATCCGCATTGTCGACGCCGACGGCAAGGACGTACCCGACGGGGAGTCCGGCGAACTCCTCGCGCGCGGCCCGTACACCCCGCGCGGTTACTACCGGGCACCCGACCACAACGCACGCTCCTTCACCGCTGACGGCTACTTCCGCACCGGCGACCTCGCGCGGCGCACCCCGGACGGCAACCTGGTGGTGACCGGCTCGGCCCGGTGGGGGAGCGGAGGCGGACGGCCGTGATCTCCGCCCGCTCCCCAGTGCCCGGCGGGTGCTGTCGTACCTCTGGTCTGGTCTGGTCTGGTCTGGTCAGGGCAGGACGAGCCGCTGCCCCGGGCGGATCACGTCCGGGTCCGGGCCGATGACGTTCCGGTTCGTTCCGTACAGCCGCTGCCAGCCGCCGGGTACGGCGGCCCGCCATGCGACATCGGACAGCGTGTCGCCGTCCTGCACGGTGTACGACGTGCCGCGATGCTGCTGGGTGCCGCCGTGCGAGCGGGACCCGGGTGCGGCGTGCGGGGGAGCGCTGAGGCGGGTGGCCGGCCCGCTGTGCCCGCTGCCGCGTGTGAGGCGCGCCCGTACCGAGCAGACCGGCCACGCTCCCGGCCCCTGCCGGGCGAGCACCGCTTCCGCCACGTTGATCTGCGCCGCCCGGCTCGCCAGATCGGCCCGGGGCGCGTAAGCGGTCCCGCCGTAGGCCACCCAGGTCGGCTCGGTGAACTGCAGCCCGCCGTAGTTGCCGTTGCCGGTGTTGGTGCTCCAGTCGCCGCCGCTTTCGCAGCCGGCCACCCGGTCCCAGGTGCTGCCGGAGGCCGCCTGGCTGGTGGCCGGCGCGAGGAGGGGCAGGATGATGCCGAAGCTGCCGAGGGTGAGGGCGGTGCGGAGCGACGGCAGGAGCCGTGGGGACGTGGTACGGCGGTGCCGCGGTCGTGCGGTCATAGGCCTTCCTCTCCACTGCGGTTCCCGCCCGCCGGTGGTCCCGGCGGGCTGTAGGAAGTACGGCAGTGACGCCCGGCCCCTCACAAGGCGCGAACAGCTCACGGATCGTCGTGCGCCGCCGTGTGCTACCGCGCGCTTTGATGACGATCCGTCAGTTCACTTGGGTTGCGCGCACACAAGTGCGCATGGGCGCACGGAAGTTGAGCCACCGGTTCGTGACGGCACGGCACCGCCGCAGACAGGGCCGTGGGGGCGGCGCATGCCTACGGCGGGGTGCCGGGCGCTCCGCCCGGATGCGGCGGCCGGTGTGAGACGGTCGCAGTACCGGGCACTGCGGCGAACGGGCCAGGAGGCGCACACGATCACCAGCCGCGCCGTGATCCGCGTCTTGGACAACGCAAGGGGGCGGATCCAGGTGGATCCGTTCGATCCGCGGGCTGGTCAGGTGAGCGATGCGGTCAGCTCGTAGCGTCCTGAGGGAAGGCGGTACGCGGCAGTGCCGTCCGTGAAGCCGAGATACTGAACGCCTTGCGTGTGGGCCAGGGGCGTCCTGCCGTCACGGACGGTGGACGGGTCGGTGGTGGGGACGGACAGCGTCGCCGTGCTGTTGGCGGGGACCGCCACCCGGTAGGTGAGGGTCCGGTGGTCGGTGCGCCACTCGCTGACGATCTGGCCGTAGGGCGACAGGTGCGAGCCGGACACGTGGGTGATCCGCCCGGTCGGGTCGAGGTGCGGCCGGAGGAAGAAGTGACGGAAGCCGGGGCTGGCCGTGTCCTTGGCGATGCCGGCCATGCTCTCGTACATCCACTCCATGATCGCGCCGTAGGAGTAGTGGTTGAAGGAGTTCATCGCTACCGGGCCGAAGCCGTCCTGCTTGGAGTACGAGTTCCAGCGTTCCCAGACGGTGGTCGCGCCGTTTTCGACGGAGTACAGCCAGGACGGCATGGCGTTCTGGTGGAGCAGCCGGTAGGCGAGGTCGGCGCGGCCCTCGGCGGTGAGCACGGGGGCGAGGACGTTGACTCCGAGGAAGCCGACGGAGAGGGTGTTCTCCGCGTACTGGACGCGCGTGCTGTCGGGGTGGGCCGCCTTGTAGGCGGCGTCGTTGCCGATGTTCTCGGCCAGCAGGGTGACCAGTTGGCGGCGCTGGGCCTCGGTGTCGTAGAAACCGAGCTTGAGCACCCACAGCAGGGCGGTCTGGGTGTCGTCCTCGGTCTTGGTGGTGCCGCCCGGCGTCCCCGCCGGCGGATCGCCGAGGCTGGAGCGCACGGTGATCACGCCGCCCTCGGTGCTCAGGTACTTGCTGATGAAGGCCCGTTTGATGTGGGAGAAGAGGTCCTGGTAGGCGTGTGCCTCGGTGGTGCGGCCGGTGGCCGCGGCCATGTCCGCCATGAGTCGCGCGCTGTAGCCGTAGTAGACGTCGCTCATGAGCTGGGTGCTGGTCTGCTGGAAGGCGAGCCAGTCACCGAAGATCGCGCCCTGCCCGGCGTAACTGTCCTTGGTGCGCCGGTGGATCCAGTCCATGTACGTCGCCATCGCCGCCCAGCTGCGGTCGATGACGGTGCTGTCGCCCGACATCTGCCACACCGTCCAGGGAACGACGACGCCGCAGTCCGACCAACCGCTCGCGGGCTCCGGTGAGTTGTACCGGTTGCCGGGCGCGACATGGGTGAACTGGGCGTGGTCCGCGCCGTAGGTCTTCTGTGAGTCGACGAGGATGTCCTCGAAGTGGCTCAGGAAGGCGACGGCGTCGACGTTGTACAGGCCGGTGTTGGAGAACAGCTGGGTGTCACCGGTCCAGCCGAGGCGTTCGTCGCGCTGCGGGCAGTCGGTGGGGACCCACAGGTAGTTTCCGCGCTGGCCCCAATGGACGTTGCTGATCAGCTGGTTGACCTTGTCGTCGTCGGTGGCGACCGAACCGGTCTCGCGCAGTGCCGACGTGGCGACCCTGCCGGTCAGACCCGTGACGGTGACCGGGCCGCCGGTGACGGTGACGGAGGCGTACCGGAAGCCGTAGAAGGTGAGCGAGTCCTGGTGGGTTTCCCCGTGCCGGTCGCCCTTGAGGATGTAGGTGCTGGTCGCCTTCGCACCGCGCAGGTTGGCGCGGTAGACCGAGCCTTCCGGGCCGTCGGCGCCCTTGCTCGCGTCGTTGAGCATCTCACCGAAGCGGAGGGTGACCTGGGCGCCGGCGGGGCCGCGCAGGGTGTAGCGGGGCACGCCGACCATGTTCTGCCCGAGGTCGAAGACCGCGGTGTCGCCCTCGGTGAGCGTCACCTGCGCGGTGGCCGCCCGGTCCGGGTCGGTGACCGTGCGCGAGGCGTCGACGACGACGTGTCCCTTGCCGTTGGGGCTGCCGTCCTGGCCCGCGACCCCGGTGCAGACGGTGACGGACCGCGGTCTGCGGTCCCACTCGGGGGTCAGCCGGGCGCTCTCGCCGGGGTGAGCGACGAGCCCGGCGCCGGGGAAGCGGGTGGCGTAGGGGTGTTCGGTGACGTCCGCCCAGCCGGAGTCGTCGTAGCCGTTCGCCGCCCAGCCGGGCAGTTCCCTGCGGGCGTCGTAGGTCTGGCCGTCGTAGATGTCGTCGGCACGGTGGGGGCCGGTGTCCGTGGCCTTCCAGCCCGAGCCCGGCACGGTGACCAGGGCCTGTGCCGAGCCGTCGGCGTAGCGCAGCAGCAGTTTGGCCTTGAGGGCGAGCGGGTTGCCGCCCTGGGAGTAGTAGACGCTGCCTTCGGAGATGCGGCCGTTGTACCAGCCGTTGCCCAGGACGGCGGCGAGCGTGACCCGCCGGTCGGCCGCGAGCAGTCCGGTGACGTCGTAGGTGAAGTAGCAGGTGGTGGTGTCGTAGTTCGTCCAGCCCGGGGTGAGCAGCTCCTCGGTGGCAGTGCCGGTGGCGCCGTCGAGCGGTACGGCGACTCGGCGGCCGTTGACGTACGCCTCGTACACGCCGAGCGCCGACACATACAGCCGGGCCTCGCGCACGCGCCCCCGGAGGGCGGCCTCGTGGCGCAGCAGCGGGGCGCCGGGACTGTTCGGTTTCTTGCCCGCCATGGTGATCCAACGGGCGCCGTCCCAGCCGGTCGTCCCGTCCGTGCTGAGCAGGCCCGTCTCGAAGGAGGCGACCGGGGTGCCGGAAACGGCCCGCCCGTTCTCGTCCCAGACCAGGACCGTCCAGAAGTAGCGGGTCGACGGCCGCAGTGCCCGGCCCCCGTACCGTACGGCCACCGAGTCCGCCGAGGCGACGCGGCCGCTGTCCCACACGTCCGCCCGCCCGGCGCGCAGCCGCTCGGCGGTGCCGGCCACCAGGAGCCGGTACGCGCTCTGCCGGCGGCCGCGGACCGAGGACCTCATGCGCCAGCCGAACCGTGGCGCGGCCGCGTCCACCCCCAGCGGGTTCGTGCGGTGTTCGACCGTCAGACCTTCCACTCCCGTGTCCCCTGCGATCGGTACGGGTGCCTGTGCCGCACCGGCTCCGCCGGTCCCGCCCGCCGCGATCACCGGGACCGAACCCAGCGCGGTGGCCAGAACGGTCCTGCGCCGTATGCCTCCGCCCGTCGTGCCGTCAACTCCGTCATTCATGCCGTGTCCTTTCGGCCGCCCCGATTTTTGTATCGATTCAGCTCGATCGGCCGCTGAAGCTAGTGCCGGATGTGGCCCCTGTCTACCACTCCAGCAGCAGGAACATCGGACAGAATCAAACAGAAGCAGCCAGGGCAAAGAGAATATTGAAACCGTTCAAAAGCGGAGTGCTGGCTTCAGGACCGAGTTGTGCTGCGGAGCAGGCAGCGGAGGAACCCGAGGCCTGTGGGATGCGTCGTACGAGGAGCGGGGGCCGGGATCGGAGGCCGCCGGGTGCTGGAGCGATCGGGCCGGGCTGGGGGACACACGTGGCAAGAGCCTTCTCGAAGAGGCCGGGAGCCGGCTCCGTGACGGGCAGCCGTTGCCGAGCCGCCACCGCCATGGCCGGCTGTGCGGCAGTGGTGGCAGCCGGCGCGCTGCTGGGACCGCCCGGCACCGCACAGGCGGCGTCCACCACACCGGTGCCGGACACGGCCCCGCCCGCGGTGCGCGCCATGCCTCTGGCCGGTGCCGTGCCGTCTTCACGGCAACTGTCCGTCCAGGTGTGGCTGAAGCCGGATGTGGCCGGTGCCACGGCGTTCGCCGAAGCGGTCTCCACACCGGGCAGCGCCGAGTTCCACCACTACCTGACCCCGGACGCCTACACCGCCAGGTTCGGCCCCTCCGCGGAACACGCCCGGGCGGTCGCGGACTGGCTGGACGCGAAGGGGCTGACGCGGGTGAAGGTCAGCACCGGCCGTGACTATGTCTCGGCGACAGGGCCGGTGGCGAAGGTGCAGTCGGCGTTCCACGTGCGGATCAACCAGTACCGCGCCGAGGACGCGCACGGCAGGCCCACGGTGATCCAGTCCGGCGACCGCGACGTGTCGGTGCCGTCCTCGCTCGCGCCCGACGTGCTGGCGGTGACCGGGCTGGGCGGCACCCGGCCGGCCACGACCCGCACCGCGATCACGCCGGAGCCGGGGCGCCCCACCGCGACGGCGAAGCCACCGACGTGCTCCCGGTACTGGGCCCAGCACACGCAGGCCTTTCACCCGGCCTACCAAGGACTCACCGAGGCAGCGCTGCCGGTGTGCGGGTACACGGCCGGCCAGATCCGTGCCGCCTACGGGGCCACGTGGACGGACACCGGCAAGGGCCAGACCGTCGCGCTGACCGAGGACGAGACGCCGACCGCGATGTTCCGGACACTGAAGGAATACGCGAAGAGCAACCACCTGCCCGCGCCGAAACCCTCCCGGTTCCGGGAGATCCGAACCGGAAGCTCCTGTGGCGCCTCCGCACACGGCGCGGCGCAGTCGCCCGCCGTCAACGACGAGGCGGAGATGGACTCCGAGGCCCTCTACGCCATGGCACCCGACGCCGAGCAGCTGATGGTGATCGGAGGAGGCTGCGACGAGGACCAGGCGCTGCTCGACGCGGCCCTCGCCGTGCTGACGGGCGACGGCAAACGCCCCAGCGCCTCCATCGAGTCCAACTCGTGGCAGATTCCGCTGGGTGAGGTGCCGGAGCGGACCGTGCACGCGATCGATGTGCGGGCCGCTGCCGAAGGAGTCGGCGTGTACTTCGCCTCCGGAGACACTCCCGGCCTGACCGTGACCGACTCCGACCCGTACGCGGTGGCGGTCGGCGGCACCAGCCTCGGCATCGGGGCGGCGGACCACCGGGTCTTCGAGACCGGGTGGTCCGACGACTACGGATCCCTGAACCACGGCAAGTGGTCCGACCTGGGCATCAGCGGGGGCGGCGGGGGCACCAGCCTCGTCTACGGGCAGCCCGCCTACCAGAAGGGTGTCGTACCCGCGTCGATGTCGCGTGTCCGCATCGGCAAACGGACCGCCACCGACCGGGCCGTGCCCGACATCGCTGCCGACGGCGACCCCGACACCGGCCTGCTGACCGGGTACACCGAGTCGGACGGCAACGGAAAGCCCGGACCGTACCGGACCGTGGTGAACGCCGGCACCAGCCTGGCGTGCCCGCTGATCGCAGGCTTGGTCGCCGACGCGCAACAGGGCCGGAAGCCGTTCGGCTTCCTCGACCCACTGATCTACCGACTCGCCGGCACAAGGGCGTTGCACGACGTCCTGCCGGTCGGCCCCCGCACGCCCCAGCAGGACCGGGCCGCCTATCTCCCGGCTGACGGCTCCCCGGACGGCACGGGCATCGACGTCTTCGACTCCCAGGAACACACCTACACCGAGCAGGTCACCGCCAAGGGCTACGACACCATGACGGGCGTCGGCACACCCAACGGCGCCGCCTTCATCGCCGGACTGCGCCGCGCCGCTCACTGAACGGGCGGGCCGGCCGGACGGCCGTTTTCCGGCGACCGGGTGCCGCGGCCGGCTATTCGTCGTCCGACGCCGGGGTCAACTCGACGTCGAGCACGTCCTCGTTCTGGAACAGGTCCGCGGCCAGCCGCGCCGGGTCCTCGGTGCCCTCCAGTTCCAGCAGCACGCGCGCGGCGTCGTCGGCGCGGCCGGGCAGCCGCTCGACCCTCACCTGCGTGATCCGGAACCCAAGACGCGTGCAGGTCTGCATCAGCCGTGGCAGCAGCGCCGAACCCGTCCGATAGGTCAGGCGTGCTTCGAAGGCGGAGGGTACGGTCTCCGGGATCAGGCGGGACGTGAAAAGGGGGTAGCCGCGTACCACCAGGAAGTGCAGGGCCGTCACCGCCAGCGCGAGAATGGGCAGCCCGCCGCCGCAGGCCATGCCGACGGCGCAGGTCAGCCAGATGGTGGCGGCCGTCGTCAGACCCCGTACGGCGTCTCTGCGCACGAAGATCAGGCCGCCGCCTATGAACCCGATCCCGGACACGATCTGTGCGGCCACCCGGGAGGGATCGAAGGAGATGTGCTCCAGCCCGAGCACCGCGGTGAACCCGTGCTGGGAGACCTCCATCATCAGCGCGCTCGCGATCCCGACGAGCGTGTGTGTGCGCAGACCGGCGCTCTTCTGCTGGGCCGCGCGTTCCCAGCCGATCAGGCTCGACAGCACCAGCGCCAGCGCCAGTTCGGCAAGCTGCCGCGGTCCCTGGCCGTTGTGGATGTCCCACAACGGTGCCGCCAGTTCAGCCCCTGCCATGCCCACCTCGCAGATCGCCCGCCGATGTTCCGGACCGGCGCCTACCCTGCGACGGGGCCGCGACGCGTACGGAGGGCTGATCTCGTGGGACCAGGTCGACGAGGTCAGGCGGTCATCTCACCGCGGCCCCCGCCGGGGCGGGGCGGCGTCGGCCGCCGGTCCGCGGTGTCGACGGGTCCCGGTTCCTCCCGAGCCGTCCATGCGGGGTGCTCGGGCGGGAGCAGCGGCCCCGGGAACGTCAGTAACCGCTCAAGAGCGCCCGCACCTTGCGCAGCGTCTCCGGGCCGGCGGCGCTGTGCCAGCGTGACGGGTCGGCCGGGCGCCGTCCCCACAGCAGCAGGACACGGGTGGCCGCGTCGCTCTCGACCGTGGCGGAGCCCTCGGGGGCGGCGAGCCGGATGGTGCCGCCGTCCGCGTCGGCGGTCACCACGACGTCGTCCATGCCCGGTGTGCGCAGGCGCCCCTCGACCCGGCCCTCGGGTCCCCGGTCCAGACCGGTGCGGCCACGCTCCAGCAGGGGGCGGCCGACCGACACCACGCTGTGCTCCGTCATCCACGGCTCGTTGAGCGCCTGCACCGCCGTACGGTCGTCGCCGGTCAGGTCCCAGCGGTGCAGGATCAGCTCCTCGCGCATGTGCTCCGCGAACAACGGGGGCCTCACGGACCGCCCGGTCCACATGATCTCCGTCTCCGGGGACAGGTCCTGCGCGGCGGCCGCGGC comes from Streptomyces sp. FXJ1.172 and encodes:
- a CDS encoding aldehyde dehydrogenase family protein translates to MPRDNCTAKFATRVTQLNCGDPADSATAVGPVVNSRAERRITALVEDARARGATLGSLPDLSRAPATGDDFRARGRRGPGGRRAGGPAASGTCAPPR
- a CDS encoding nuclear transport factor 2 family protein; amino-acid sequence: MSEQRPPFPPFTRETAVTKVRQAEDGWNTRDPEKVALAYTPDSRWRNRAEFVTGRDHIVEFLTRKWNRELDYRLIKELWAFDGNRIAVRFAYECHDDSGQWFRSYGNENWEFDDNGLMRVRHASINDLPITEEERKYHWPLGRRPDDHPGLSDLGL
- a CDS encoding (2,3-dihydroxybenzoyl)adenylate synthase, yielding MTSLLDGCTPWPEEFVDRYWAAGHWRGNTLDNLLRDWASQYGPRTALVHGDTRITYANLNRRADRMAAGFRLRGLRPGQRVVVQLPNVPEFVITVFALMRVGAVPVFCPLAHRASEVSHLVRVTEAVGYVGPSTCQGFDHTAMAAHVASQGPFLRRVFTYEAAGTSSPYGGLSTDPSGCHYFPLGSIDAPPERPLPQSAGRVAFFLVSSDATAPPRLIPRTHNDYAYQARAAAELVSLTRSDVYLAALPAESNFAFGCPGIVGTLSVGGTVVLADEPVPAECFPVIGRERVTVTSVVPAVAQRWLDELPTHQADLSSLRLLQIGGAPLRRATAERLGPALGCRLQQVFGIAGGLLTLTRPGDPDETLHTTQGRPLSPDDEIRIVDADGKDVPDGESGELLARGPYTPRGYYRAPDHNARSFTADGYFRTGDLARRTPDGNLVVTGSARWGSGGGRP
- a CDS encoding LysM peptidoglycan-binding domain-containing protein translates to MTARPRHRRTTSPRLLPSLRTALTLGSFGIILPLLAPATSQAASGSTWDRVAGCESGGDWSTNTGNGNYGGLQFTEPTWVAYGGTAYAPRADLASRAAQINVAEAVLARQGPGAWPVCSVRARLTRGSGHSGPATRLSAPPHAAPGSRSHGGTQQHRGTSYTVQDGDTLSDVAWRAAVPGGWQRLYGTNRNVIGPDPDVIRPGQRLVLP
- a CDS encoding alpha-L-rhamnosidase, which produces MNDGVDGTTGGGIRRRTVLATALGSVPVIAAGGTGGAGAAQAPVPIAGDTGVEGLTVEHRTNPLGVDAAAPRFGWRMRSSVRGRRQSAYRLLVAGTAERLRAGRADVWDSGRVASADSVAVRYGGRALRPSTRYFWTVLVWDENGRAVSGTPVASFETGLLSTDGTTGWDGARWITMAGKKPNSPGAPLLRHEAALRGRVREARLYVSALGVYEAYVNGRRVAVPLDGATGTATEELLTPGWTNYDTTTCYFTYDVTGLLAADRRVTLAAVLGNGWYNGRISEGSVYYSQGGNPLALKAKLLLRYADGSAQALVTVPGSGWKATDTGPHRADDIYDGQTYDARRELPGWAANGYDDSGWADVTEHPYATRFPGAGLVAHPGESARLTPEWDRRPRSVTVCTGVAGQDGSPNGKGHVVVDASRTVTDPDRAATAQVTLTEGDTAVFDLGQNMVGVPRYTLRGPAGAQVTLRFGEMLNDASKGADGPEGSVYRANLRGAKATSTYILKGDRHGETHQDSLTFYGFRYASVTVTGGPVTVTGLTGRVATSALRETGSVATDDDKVNQLISNVHWGQRGNYLWVPTDCPQRDERLGWTGDTQLFSNTGLYNVDAVAFLSHFEDILVDSQKTYGADHAQFTHVAPGNRYNSPEPASGWSDCGVVVPWTVWQMSGDSTVIDRSWAAMATYMDWIHRRTKDSYAGQGAIFGDWLAFQQTSTQLMSDVYYGYSARLMADMAAATGRTTEAHAYQDLFSHIKRAFISKYLSTEGGVITVRSSLGDPPAGTPGGTTKTEDDTQTALLWVLKLGFYDTEAQRRQLVTLLAENIGNDAAYKAAHPDSTRVQYAENTLSVGFLGVNVLAPVLTAEGRADLAYRLLHQNAMPSWLYSVENGATTVWERWNSYSKQDGFGPVAMNSFNHYSYGAIMEWMYESMAGIAKDTASPGFRHFFLRPHLDPTGRITHVSGSHLSPYGQIVSEWRTDHRTLTYRVAVPANSTATLSVPTTDPSTVRDGRTPLAHTQGVQYLGFTDGTAAYRLPSGRYELTASLT
- a CDS encoding S53 family peptidase translates to MTGSRCRAATAMAGCAAVVAAGALLGPPGTAQAASTTPVPDTAPPAVRAMPLAGAVPSSRQLSVQVWLKPDVAGATAFAEAVSTPGSAEFHHYLTPDAYTARFGPSAEHARAVADWLDAKGLTRVKVSTGRDYVSATGPVAKVQSAFHVRINQYRAEDAHGRPTVIQSGDRDVSVPSSLAPDVLAVTGLGGTRPATTRTAITPEPGRPTATAKPPTCSRYWAQHTQAFHPAYQGLTEAALPVCGYTAGQIRAAYGATWTDTGKGQTVALTEDETPTAMFRTLKEYAKSNHLPAPKPSRFREIRTGSSCGASAHGAAQSPAVNDEAEMDSEALYAMAPDAEQLMVIGGGCDEDQALLDAALAVLTGDGKRPSASIESNSWQIPLGEVPERTVHAIDVRAAAEGVGVYFASGDTPGLTVTDSDPYAVAVGGTSLGIGAADHRVFETGWSDDYGSLNHGKWSDLGISGGGGGTSLVYGQPAYQKGVVPASMSRVRIGKRTATDRAVPDIAADGDPDTGLLTGYTESDGNGKPGPYRTVVNAGTSLACPLIAGLVADAQQGRKPFGFLDPLIYRLAGTRALHDVLPVGPRTPQQDRAAYLPADGSPDGTGIDVFDSQEHTYTEQVTAKGYDTMTGVGTPNGAAFIAGLRRAAH
- a CDS encoding MgtC/SapB family protein gives rise to the protein MAGAELAAPLWDIHNGQGPRQLAELALALVLSSLIGWERAAQQKSAGLRTHTLVGIASALMMEVSQHGFTAVLGLEHISFDPSRVAAQIVSGIGFIGGGLIFVRRDAVRGLTTAATIWLTCAVGMACGGGLPILALAVTALHFLVVRGYPLFTSRLIPETVPSAFEARLTYRTGSALLPRLMQTCTRLGFRITQVRVERLPGRADDAARVLLELEGTEDPARLAADLFQNEDVLDVELTPASDDE
- a CDS encoding maleylpyruvate isomerase N-terminal domain-containing protein gives rise to the protein MIPSRVEDTLPELAPFVHAVQGRQADDGTWCEAWTVRDVLVHQTGNAEELARVLRAFLDGSPVETRGFNREAPFRRMSDSELWAAFLNHCEQLAEVAAAAAQDLSPETEIMWTGRSVRPPLFAEHMREELILHRWDLTGDDRTAVQALNEPWMTEHSVVSVGRPLLERGRTGLDRGPEGRVEGRLRTPGMDDVVVTADADGGTIRLAAPEGSATVESDAATRVLLLWGRRPADPSRWHSAAGPETLRKVRALLSGY